In Haliotis asinina isolate JCU_RB_2024 chromosome 15, JCU_Hal_asi_v2, whole genome shotgun sequence, one DNA window encodes the following:
- the LOC137265952 gene encoding probable methyltransferase-like protein 24 isoform X2, with product MLDKSRPVVHMASNAWNAVKARQSLRILLPLSLVCFVTIVIYLLYNSCDRIPTTPDLCEIWKGETPRTNATLWWQWACLIEWDMDSGDGYRCQNKEFMGNWPVCWDEEYKPSDSCLVYSFGIDNDFSFDDAMAERGCTVYSFDPSMGVTDHKHSERVFFKNMGLGASDTDSFHPNFDGYVRHSTSWQVRTLKSIIKLLGHEKRVIDVLKIDIEVYEWAVTANIMKDGLFPQIRQFLVEWHIFPNEPSRERFQDIYDAYMSLRKNGFQFYHKNSGSRYHHYRYWNSQADMCYVNTHFKQPR from the exons ATGTTAGATAAGTCCCGACCTGTCGTCCATATGGCCAGCAACGCTTGGAATGCGGTCAAGGCTCGTCAGAGTCTCCGGATCCTGCTCCCCCTCAGTCTCGTTTGCTTCGTAACCATAGTGATTTACCTGCTGTACAATAGCTGTGACAGGATCCCAACCACCCCCGACCTGTGTGAGATAtggaaag GTGAAACACCTCGAACCAACGCGACACTGTGGTGGCAGTGGGCGTGTCTAATAGAATG GGACATGGATAGCGGTGACGGCTACCGGTGTCAGAACAAGGAATTCATGGGCAATTGGCCTGTGTGCTGGGACGAGGAATACAAACCAAGTGACTCCTGTCTCGTATACTCcttcgg CATAGACAATGACTTCAGTTTCGATGACGCGATGGCAGAGAGAGGGTGTACTGTGTACAGCTTTGACCCAAG TATGGGGGTAACAGACCACAAACATTCCGAGAGGGTGTTCTTCAAAAACATGGGTCTGGGTGCCTCCGACACCGACTCATTCCACCCCAACTTTGACGGGTACGTCCGACATTCCACCAGCTGGCAGGTCCGAACGCTGAAGTCCATCATCAAGCTACTGGGGCACGAGAAG CGTGTGATCGATGTATTGAAGATCGACATCGAGGTGTACGAGTGGGCTGTGACAGCCAACATCATGAAGGACGGACTGTTTCCCCAAATCCGCCAGTTTCTTGTGGAGTGGCACATCTTCCCAAACGAACCATCCAGGGAACGGTTCCAGGATATATACGATGCCTACATGAGCCTGAGGAAGAATGGATTCCAGTTCTACCACAAGAACAGTGGCAGCAGATACCACCATTATCGGTACTGGAACTCACAGGCTGATATGTGTTACGTCAACACCCACTTCAAGCAACCCAGATAA
- the LOC137265952 gene encoding probable methyltransferase-like protein 24 isoform X1, whose translation MCESWYFLLQPCGRRMLDKSRPVVHMASNAWNAVKARQSLRILLPLSLVCFVTIVIYLLYNSCDRIPTTPDLCEIWKGETPRTNATLWWQWACLIEWDMDSGDGYRCQNKEFMGNWPVCWDEEYKPSDSCLVYSFGIDNDFSFDDAMAERGCTVYSFDPSMGVTDHKHSERVFFKNMGLGASDTDSFHPNFDGYVRHSTSWQVRTLKSIIKLLGHEKRVIDVLKIDIEVYEWAVTANIMKDGLFPQIRQFLVEWHIFPNEPSRERFQDIYDAYMSLRKNGFQFYHKNSGSRYHHYRYWNSQADMCYVNTHFKQPR comes from the exons ATGTGCGAATCATGGTATTTTCTATTACAGCCATGTGGTCGCAGAATGTTAGATAAGTCCCGACCTGTCGTCCATATGGCCAGCAACGCTTGGAATGCGGTCAAGGCTCGTCAGAGTCTCCGGATCCTGCTCCCCCTCAGTCTCGTTTGCTTCGTAACCATAGTGATTTACCTGCTGTACAATAGCTGTGACAGGATCCCAACCACCCCCGACCTGTGTGAGATAtggaaag GTGAAACACCTCGAACCAACGCGACACTGTGGTGGCAGTGGGCGTGTCTAATAGAATG GGACATGGATAGCGGTGACGGCTACCGGTGTCAGAACAAGGAATTCATGGGCAATTGGCCTGTGTGCTGGGACGAGGAATACAAACCAAGTGACTCCTGTCTCGTATACTCcttcgg CATAGACAATGACTTCAGTTTCGATGACGCGATGGCAGAGAGAGGGTGTACTGTGTACAGCTTTGACCCAAG TATGGGGGTAACAGACCACAAACATTCCGAGAGGGTGTTCTTCAAAAACATGGGTCTGGGTGCCTCCGACACCGACTCATTCCACCCCAACTTTGACGGGTACGTCCGACATTCCACCAGCTGGCAGGTCCGAACGCTGAAGTCCATCATCAAGCTACTGGGGCACGAGAAG CGTGTGATCGATGTATTGAAGATCGACATCGAGGTGTACGAGTGGGCTGTGACAGCCAACATCATGAAGGACGGACTGTTTCCCCAAATCCGCCAGTTTCTTGTGGAGTGGCACATCTTCCCAAACGAACCATCCAGGGAACGGTTCCAGGATATATACGATGCCTACATGAGCCTGAGGAAGAATGGATTCCAGTTCTACCACAAGAACAGTGGCAGCAGATACCACCATTATCGGTACTGGAACTCACAGGCTGATATGTGTTACGTCAACACCCACTTCAAGCAACCCAGATAA